Genomic DNA from Crateriforma spongiae:
ACGTGCCGGAATTCCCCTGGCTGTGTTTCCTGACCCTGGCCGTCACGCTGCCGTACTTCTTGGCCGCCGCACGTCCGGTCATTCGACACTGGTTGAAACGCTACGACTGGTGGACCCAGCCGGTGGTGATCGTTGGCAACGGCGGGCAAGGCGAACGGTTGTACCGACGCCTGGACGGATGTCGTCACGAGGGCATTCGTCCGGCGGGCATCGTCTATGACCCCGCCCGGCACTGGTCCGGCGAAAACGATGTCCGGGTCGATCCGCCGGCGGGCACCACGGACGTCGACCGCGATCACCCCCAGGTTTGGTCGATGCGAGCACGTATCGACGATGATGGCCATGTCGATTGGGATCATGCGGCGAGTGAATCCGAGTCCACGTCGGTCACCGAAACGCCGTGTTCCCCGGCGCCGACCGATGGACGTCCGCTTCCGGCCAGCGCCTACCTGGCACCGGTGTCACAGCTGGATCGCGTTCTGACGGCGCGGCGTGCCTGTCGCATCGCGGTGGCCAGCCCCGAAGTCGCGGCTTGGCAAAACGTCGACACGTTCCGTGGGGTTCCGCACGTCATGCTGCCGACGTCGTTGTTGTTCGACTGTACCGAACGGGGCCGCCTGTTCCGCCGCGAAGATTCGATCGAGCTGCACTGCGACAGTGCGTTGACCAAACCGCACGTTTTGGCCGCCAAGCGTGCGATGGACTTGGTGATCGTGATCGCCGCGATGCCGTTTTGGTTGCCCGTCATGGCGGGGATCGCACTGGCGATCAAAATCTGGGATCCGGGTCCGGTGTTTTACACCCAGGTCCGCGTCGGACGTCAGCGTCGGCCGTTCCGTGCGATGAAGTTCCGTAGCATGGTGGTCAACGCCGATCGAAAGCTGAAGGAATACCTGCACGACCATCCGGAACTGAAAGCCGAATGGGAAGCCACGCACAAGCTGAAGAAGGATCCGCGGATCACCAAGATCGGGTGTTTCCTACGCAAGACCAGCCTGGACGAACTGCCGCAATTGTTCAACGTCCTGAAGGGCGACATGTCACTGGTCGGCCCGCGTCCGATCATCGATTGCGGCGACTATGACTTGGAATACATTCGCGAACACGCCGACGTGTTCGAGCTGTATCAGATGGTCCGTCCCGGCATCACCGGGTTGTGGCAGGTTTCCGGTCGCAACAG
This window encodes:
- a CDS encoding sugar transferase — its product is MSTSSLESTAYAPVARTSVAPYVPADAASMPPRLSHAMALRLGRWQAGRDLVSSLPLMAADAAMAWLAAEAAETIHIASGGGAHPLFIVGVVIMTLFFQQLHGLYPACGMTYNVEFRRILRTTVCVLSAVAFAMWTGRNVPEFPWLCFLTLAVTLPYFLAAARPVIRHWLKRYDWWTQPVVIVGNGGQGERLYRRLDGCRHEGIRPAGIVYDPARHWSGENDVRVDPPAGTTDVDRDHPQVWSMRARIDDDGHVDWDHAASESESTSVTETPCSPAPTDGRPLPASAYLAPVSQLDRVLTARRACRIAVASPEVAAWQNVDTFRGVPHVMLPTSLLFDCTERGRLFRREDSIELHCDSALTKPHVLAAKRAMDLVIVIAAMPFWLPVMAGIALAIKIWDPGPVFYTQVRVGRQRRPFRAMKFRSMVVNADRKLKEYLHDHPELKAEWEATHKLKKDPRITKIGCFLRKTSLDELPQLFNVLKGDMSLVGPRPIIDCGDYDLEYIREHADVFELYQMVRPGITGLWQVSGRNSTTYKHRVYCDRYYLHNWSLSLDLFILWRTIKTALLREGAC